In Vitis vinifera cultivar Pinot Noir 40024 chromosome 17, ASM3070453v1, one genomic interval encodes:
- the LOC100246194 gene encoding kinase-interacting family protein — MTTKEEKGTCNQSRRSCSSHPAWLLSTLAEMDERMKMLALNGNTKTKVEGGDATDTFAQRAESYYQKRPQLLALLQDLYNAYLTLADRYSQTQTLAKQYHHHHRRQSSNLSQIQALHLDGQEDTNSYDEEDDDIGAVSDVESSLSYQPQPPLPKHAKLDVEAMIAEIVMKNVECDILLDEVSMVERRFGESTRKIELQKSLLEVLESERMILLNENVRLGYKVSALIEENKGLASESLFMKRKAGELARCVLKMREDHRVCMLSRKIEDLQGQIYGLEKRNKEYYEQLMKRDQEVEQLFKSKDKKKKLGLEVCFQVHKLKMVENADVNVKGKDGGKVFKWWERVKNLDLFICGPNPGSI, encoded by the exons ATGACGACGAAGGAAGAGAAAGGTACGTGTAATCAATCGCGTAGAAGCTGCTCCTCTCACCCTGCCTGGCTTCTCTCTACACTTGCTG AGATGGATGAGAGGATGAAGATGCTGGCACTGAACGGAAACACAAAAACGAAGGTAGAAGGCGGCGATGCCACCGACACTTTTGCGCAGCGGGCAGAATCCTACTACCAAAAACGCCCTCAGCTCTTGGCTTTGCTCCAAGACCTCTACAATGCCTATCTCACCTTAGCCGATCGCTACTCCCAAACTCAAACTCTTGCCAAGCAGTATCACCATCATCATAGACGACAAAGCTCTAACCTATCTCAAATCCAAGCCCTCCATCTCGATGGACAGGAGGATACAAACTCCTACGATGAAGAAGACGACGACATTGGTGCTGTCTCCGATGTGGAGAGCTCCCTTTCCTACCAACCCCAACCCCCACTCCCCAAGCATGCGAAACTGGACGTGGAAGCCATGATAGCAGAGATTGTGATGAAGAACGTGGAATGTGATATCCTGTTGGATGAGGTAAGCATGGTGGAGCGGCGGTTTGGGGAGTCAACGAGGAAGATAGAGCTGCAGAAGAGCTTGCTGGAGGTGCTGGAGTCGGAGAGGATGATACTGCTGAATGAGAACGTGCGGCTGGGGTACAAGGTGAGCGCGCTGATTGAGGAGAACAAGGGGCTGGCGTCGGAGTCCCTGTTCATGAAGAGGAAGGCGGGGGAGCTGGCAAGGTGCGTGTTGAAGATGAGGGAGGATCACAGGGTGTGCATGCTGAGTCGAAAAATCGAAGATCTGCAGGGGCAGATATATGGGTTGGAGAAGAGGAACAAGGAGTACTATGAGCAGCTGATGAAAAGAGACCAAGAAGTTGAACAACTATTTAAAAGCAAggataagaagaagaagttggGTTTGGAGGTTTGTTTTCAAGTGCATAAGTTGAAGATGGTGGAGAATGCTGATGTGAATGTGAAAGGGAAGGATGGTGGGAAAGTTTTCAAGTGGTGGGAGAGGGTGAAGAACTTGGACTTGTTTATATGTGGACCAAACCCCGGCTCCATTTGA